The following proteins come from a genomic window of Trinickia caryophylli:
- a CDS encoding penicillin-binding protein 1A has translation MIEFAQRLLSSARKLAVAALERLRRPTRRGLLLALAVPPALFVLYVLLLIPFTPGIGDIRKARVDRPARILSSDGKLLAEFKPSNREWVKLADISPRVIDALIATEDHRFYEHHGIDWRRTAGAALHTFSGDRQGGSTITQQLARNLYPEQIGRAPTLTRKLKEAITALKIEAVYRKDEILETYLNTVPFLYNAYGIEMAARTYFDKSASDLDVREAATLIGMLKGNAYYNPVINPERALQRRNTVLSQMVKYGKLTPAQFAQLKTRPLGVDFERQTEPPGPAPHFARYLRKWLIAWADRNDYNIYSDGLVVHTTIDARLQAMATQAVAWQANQLQGVANRAWSGRDGCSAANPLFVAFVRESAEYRAALAAGRSEQDAMKQLTRDREFMRNLCASKTDVQAGFLAIDPRTGQIRAWVGSRDFVREPFDHVQQARRQPGSTFKPFVYGAAFAAGAKADDKLTDQPVEIALKGGEIWRPADEAPPTGEAFTLRRALALSRNRITAQVIERVGPNKVARLARAMGVRESPLEEVPSLALGTSPVTLMEMVSAYSTIADDGIYRAPRMVTRIDDAEGNVLAEFAPSQAERALDADVDRTLVDAMRDVVTYGTGSSIRSRFGIRADVAGKTGTTQDSADGWFILMHSQLVAGAWVGFDDGRVTLRSDYWGQGAHTALPIVGDFFQRALRARIVDARARFDTAVEPSAFEQFRTRLSERLQAWRETLFGAKAPQLSQPSQPSNGQAVRRRPPPAPEASEASSAAAANVPAASEVDAIGAFALPDASAPAGASSAAPAVSSPALPPILGAPASRPAGTSPPEPADTEPPAVPASPPGSAPRSEPGASAGTGN, from the coding sequence ATGATCGAGTTTGCCCAGCGATTGCTTTCCTCCGCGCGCAAGCTGGCTGTTGCCGCGCTCGAGCGCCTGCGTCGCCCTACCCGCCGCGGCCTCCTGCTCGCTCTCGCCGTGCCGCCCGCGCTGTTCGTCCTTTATGTGCTGTTGCTGATCCCGTTTACGCCCGGCATCGGCGACATCCGCAAGGCACGCGTGGATCGTCCCGCGCGGATTCTCTCGTCGGATGGAAAGCTCCTGGCCGAGTTCAAGCCCTCGAACCGGGAATGGGTGAAGCTCGCCGACATCTCGCCACGCGTGATCGACGCGTTGATCGCGACAGAAGACCATCGCTTTTACGAGCATCATGGAATCGACTGGCGCCGCACGGCCGGTGCCGCCCTGCACACGTTCTCGGGGGACCGTCAAGGCGGCTCCACGATCACCCAGCAACTGGCGCGCAATCTCTATCCCGAGCAAATCGGGCGGGCGCCTACGCTCACGCGCAAGCTGAAGGAGGCGATCACCGCGCTCAAGATCGAGGCGGTCTACCGCAAGGACGAAATCCTCGAAACCTATCTCAACACCGTGCCGTTTCTCTACAACGCGTACGGCATCGAGATGGCCGCGCGCACCTACTTCGACAAGTCCGCCTCCGATCTGGACGTGCGCGAAGCAGCCACGCTGATCGGCATGCTCAAGGGCAACGCTTATTACAACCCCGTCATCAACCCCGAGCGGGCCTTGCAGCGGCGCAATACCGTACTTTCCCAGATGGTCAAATACGGCAAGCTCACGCCGGCTCAGTTCGCGCAACTGAAAACACGGCCGCTGGGCGTGGACTTCGAGCGGCAGACGGAACCGCCTGGTCCCGCACCTCACTTTGCGCGTTATCTGCGTAAATGGCTGATTGCCTGGGCCGACCGCAACGATTACAACATTTATTCCGACGGCCTCGTCGTGCATACGACCATCGACGCGCGGCTGCAGGCAATGGCAACGCAGGCTGTCGCATGGCAGGCGAATCAGTTGCAGGGCGTAGCCAATCGCGCATGGTCCGGGCGCGACGGCTGTTCGGCGGCCAACCCGCTTTTCGTGGCGTTCGTGCGCGAAAGCGCCGAGTATCGCGCGGCGCTGGCAGCAGGTCGAAGCGAGCAGGACGCCATGAAGCAACTGACGCGTGACCGGGAGTTCATGCGCAATCTCTGTGCGAGCAAAACGGACGTTCAGGCGGGCTTTCTCGCGATCGATCCGCGTACGGGCCAGATCCGCGCGTGGGTGGGCAGCCGCGACTTCGTGCGCGAACCGTTCGACCACGTCCAACAGGCCCGGCGGCAACCAGGCTCGACGTTCAAACCATTCGTGTATGGTGCCGCCTTCGCTGCCGGCGCCAAGGCCGACGACAAACTCACGGACCAGCCCGTCGAGATCGCGCTCAAGGGCGGCGAAATCTGGCGTCCGGCGGACGAAGCGCCGCCGACGGGCGAGGCATTCACGCTGCGGCGCGCGCTTGCGCTCTCGCGTAACCGGATTACCGCGCAGGTGATCGAGCGCGTCGGGCCCAACAAGGTGGCACGGCTCGCACGCGCGATGGGTGTGCGCGAGAGCCCGCTCGAGGAAGTGCCGTCGCTGGCGCTGGGAACGAGCCCGGTGACGTTGATGGAGATGGTCTCCGCCTACAGCACGATTGCCGACGACGGCATTTATCGCGCGCCGCGGATGGTCACCCGGATCGACGATGCGGAAGGCAACGTGCTTGCCGAATTCGCCCCGTCGCAGGCCGAACGCGCGCTCGACGCCGACGTCGATCGTACGCTCGTCGATGCGATGCGCGACGTGGTGACGTATGGCACGGGCTCGTCGATTCGCAGCCGGTTCGGCATTCGTGCCGACGTGGCCGGCAAGACAGGGACGACGCAAGACAGCGCCGACGGCTGGTTCATTCTCATGCATTCGCAATTGGTGGCCGGCGCGTGGGTGGGCTTCGACGACGGGCGCGTCACGCTGCGCAGCGATTACTGGGGGCAAGGCGCTCATACCGCTTTGCCGATCGTTGGCGACTTTTTCCAGCGGGCGTTGCGCGCGCGAATCGTCGATGCCCGCGCACGGTTCGATACCGCCGTGGAACCTTCGGCGTTCGAACAGTTCCGCACCCGCCTCAGCGAGCGTCTCCAGGCGTGGCGCGAGACATTGTTCGGCGCGAAGGCGCCCCAACTGTCGCAGCCGTCGCAGCCCTCGAACGGGCAGGCGGTTCGCCGCCGCCCGCCACCCGCTCCCGAGGCCAGCGAAGCGAGCAGCGCCGCGGCGGCCAACGTACCCGCCGCATCGGAGGTCGATGCGATCGGCGCGTTCGCGCTCCCCGATGCGTCAGCGCCGGCTGGGGCATCGTCGGCCGCGCCCGCCGTGTCGTCCCCCGCACTTCCGCCAATTCTTGGCGCACCGGCCTCCCGGCCGGCGGGGACGTCACCGCCCGAGCCGGCCGACACCGAGCCGCCGGCCGTTCCAGCTTCACCGCCGGGGTCCGCGCCGCGAAGCGAGCCTGGAGCGAGCGCGGGTACGGGAAACTAG
- a CDS encoding S53 family peptidase, which translates to MPNSGPLNGLSFRSTNVFVLPLLISASLCAPSAHAAEWVSTRTGAFIVPNTAGSAASGIARSLMASAVATSGYKLKRAGEPALVNTRVMPLEISQPVHVAVVLKTHNAADLDKLVADVSQPGSANYRKFITPEEFKRRFAPTDAEAAAVVAHLKSSGFSNVRVAPGNRAVTAVGNADTVRTAFHAGLKRFRYDGRNVYANDAAASVPASLGSIVDSVLGLQNAVVPKPLSHRLTDSAVAGAADSTRSDSPSTVVVHDVTDYAKIYGASRLPAATGTTVGIVTWGDVSQTIADLKTFTTQAGLPPVDTLVVPGDTGTLADDGNPTEWNLDSQTIVATAGGVKQLIFYSAINGDSNDSELTEGSLIMAMNKAITDNVAKIVNVSLSIDETAENAAGVQAVTDQLFQQAAVQGQIFSVASGDSGVYQASDSPGGTPGMVGTFDGTTVTTTIDLTRRSVAWPANSPYVVAVGGTSLATIDATKWAGETVWNDGLFYADRDAQGQPADNAVRLLAAGSGVSQFEPAPVWQTLALGRSVTKRVLPDVAFAASVKSGARIIVNGQPQVHGGTSLASPIFVGGFARVETAHGNAIGLPTPWLYSNLSHHHSAFHDVTSGNTGYKGSGYSAAAGWDNATGFGSLDFGKLSKVLAPDSGSL; encoded by the coding sequence ATGCCAAATAGTGGACCACTGAATGGTCTCTCATTTCGTTCGACCAACGTCTTCGTTTTGCCGTTACTGATTTCGGCGTCGCTTTGCGCGCCGTCGGCACATGCCGCCGAATGGGTTTCCACGCGCACGGGCGCGTTTATCGTCCCCAATACCGCGGGAAGCGCCGCCAGCGGCATCGCACGTTCGCTGATGGCGTCCGCAGTGGCGACATCGGGCTACAAGCTCAAACGCGCAGGCGAGCCGGCGCTCGTCAATACGCGCGTCATGCCACTCGAAATCAGCCAGCCCGTGCACGTCGCCGTCGTATTGAAAACGCATAATGCGGCGGATCTCGACAAGCTCGTCGCCGACGTGAGCCAGCCCGGCAGCGCCAATTACCGCAAATTCATCACGCCCGAGGAGTTCAAGCGCCGCTTTGCACCGACCGACGCCGAAGCCGCGGCCGTCGTCGCGCATCTGAAGTCGAGCGGCTTTTCCAACGTTCGAGTGGCGCCCGGCAACCGCGCGGTAACGGCGGTGGGCAACGCCGATACCGTTCGAACCGCTTTTCATGCCGGTCTCAAGCGTTTTCGCTATGACGGCCGCAATGTCTACGCGAACGATGCGGCAGCGTCCGTTCCCGCTTCGCTTGGATCGATCGTGGATTCGGTCCTCGGGCTGCAAAACGCCGTCGTGCCGAAACCTCTTTCGCATCGTCTGACCGACAGTGCCGTGGCCGGCGCCGCCGACTCCACCCGCAGCGATTCGCCAAGCACGGTGGTCGTGCACGACGTGACCGACTACGCGAAGATCTACGGCGCAAGCCGGCTGCCGGCCGCGACCGGCACCACCGTAGGCATCGTCACGTGGGGCGACGTGAGCCAAACGATAGCGGACCTCAAGACGTTCACGACGCAGGCGGGCCTGCCGCCCGTGGATACGCTCGTCGTACCGGGCGACACAGGCACGTTGGCCGACGACGGCAATCCCACGGAGTGGAACCTGGACAGCCAGACGATCGTGGCGACGGCCGGCGGCGTCAAGCAACTGATCTTCTACTCCGCGATCAATGGCGACAGCAACGACAGCGAGCTCACCGAAGGTTCGCTCATCATGGCGATGAACAAGGCCATCACGGACAACGTCGCGAAGATCGTCAACGTCTCGCTCAGCATCGACGAAACCGCCGAAAACGCCGCCGGCGTTCAGGCCGTAACCGATCAGTTGTTCCAGCAGGCGGCCGTGCAAGGGCAGATTTTCTCGGTAGCGTCCGGCGATTCGGGCGTCTATCAAGCGTCGGATTCTCCGGGAGGCACGCCGGGCATGGTCGGCACGTTCGACGGCACGACCGTGACGACGACGATCGATTTGACCCGGCGCAGTGTGGCGTGGCCCGCGAATTCTCCCTACGTGGTGGCCGTCGGCGGCACGTCGCTCGCGACGATCGATGCCACGAAGTGGGCGGGCGAAACCGTATGGAACGACGGCTTGTTTTACGCCGATCGTGATGCCCAGGGGCAGCCGGCTGACAATGCGGTTCGTCTGTTGGCCGCTGGAAGCGGCGTGAGTCAGTTCGAGCCGGCGCCCGTGTGGCAAACACTCGCGCTCGGCCGCTCCGTCACGAAGCGCGTACTGCCCGACGTTGCGTTTGCCGCTTCGGTCAAGTCCGGTGCCCGAATCATCGTGAACGGTCAGCCGCAAGTGCACGGAGGAACGAGCCTGGCGTCGCCGATTTTCGTCGGGGGGTTTGCTCGGGTCGAAACGGCACATGGAAATGCGATCGGCTTGCCCACACCGTGGCTCTACAGCAACCTGTCGCACCATCATTCCGCGTTTCACGACGTCACGTCCGGCAACACCGGCTATAAGGGCAGCGGATATTCGGCGGCAGCAGGGTGGGATAACGCCACGGGCTTCGGCAGCCTCGATTTCGGCAAGCTGAGCAAGGTGCTCGCGCCCGACTCGGGCTCGCTGTAG
- a CDS encoding pentatricopeptide repeat-containing protein, whose product MKTTRVAPIPASDALATRQAPSPEQGQERLQETRRSPRDGQFEGLPDARATQPPAKGNPADAPRRLITLTKHPRGGDTAAARGEPSTEPTEHAPRSRFDANRAAGEAQPAAQRPRLLRRPLAGFHDDRPATLAPTLQDASAPAPESKRPGMSRRLPPRSPLGAEAEAPRQADTRSNAAIIALYKARKRAPDEVLKVTASLLKAGGEFSTTMKLFRAVQEAGIPPSVITYNAAISACEKAGHADEALRLFAELNDVARRDPSRKPDVVTYNAAISALGKAGRADDALRLFDGLRALATDDAAMRPTLISYTAAISACAKSGRASEALALLSDLKQQAVGDRSMRPNNISYNAAIAACAKAGQADTALNLLREMKTLESLDRAMRPNAISYNSVISACANAGRPHEALKLLEELKERSAVDASMRPDKVTYNAALTACGKGGLPHEALALLEELKRLGSREASMRPDVVTFNAAISACENAGWVDRALALLREAEQLPTGPDVVTYACAMAACDKGGRPDEAIRLFAELKDRARHDPSMRPSLATYGAAISAYGNAGEAHAALALLDELEMLAHAQPAMRPTVATYGAVLRALEINARAEEALHILDRLEKRSRDDAAVRPNLVIYSTVISACGRAGRVDDALSVLNRMKQAAPERGSVEPELGAYNAAIIACGKAGRLDDAQALFDEVNRLKRGASSRHADLVTYSAMISAYSAANRPEQVRALIVSAIEERVFQPHAGYDAGANALDFHANRICVDPPPSERPKGVAAGLAVALLRYHRDAGNLNGRTKYIVGHQGNNAVKTAVLDELNRERPGAYRIAPDNPGLVVAA is encoded by the coding sequence ATGAAGACGACCAGGGTCGCCCCCATCCCGGCAAGCGATGCGCTCGCCACGCGGCAGGCCCCATCCCCCGAGCAGGGGCAAGAACGCCTGCAGGAGACGCGCCGATCACCGCGTGATGGGCAATTCGAGGGCCTGCCGGACGCCCGTGCGACCCAGCCGCCCGCCAAGGGAAACCCGGCGGACGCACCGCGACGTCTCATCACCCTGACGAAGCACCCTCGCGGCGGCGATACGGCTGCTGCGCGGGGGGAGCCGTCGACGGAGCCGACGGAACATGCGCCGCGTAGCCGGTTCGATGCCAACCGTGCGGCCGGCGAGGCGCAGCCTGCGGCTCAGCGGCCGCGCCTGCTGCGGCGGCCGCTCGCCGGGTTCCACGACGACCGTCCGGCAACGCTCGCGCCTACCCTGCAAGATGCGTCCGCCCCAGCGCCGGAATCGAAGCGCCCAGGCATGTCTCGCAGGCTGCCGCCGCGCAGCCCATTGGGCGCCGAGGCCGAGGCGCCGCGTCAAGCGGACACCCGCTCGAACGCTGCCATCATCGCGCTATACAAGGCGCGCAAACGCGCTCCCGACGAGGTTCTGAAAGTCACCGCCTCGCTCCTGAAAGCAGGCGGCGAATTTTCGACGACGATGAAGCTGTTTCGCGCCGTGCAGGAGGCGGGCATTCCCCCGAGCGTCATCACATATAACGCCGCGATTTCGGCGTGCGAGAAAGCCGGGCACGCCGACGAAGCACTCAGGCTCTTTGCGGAACTGAACGACGTCGCGCGGCGCGATCCGTCGAGAAAACCCGACGTCGTCACCTACAATGCCGCCATTTCCGCGCTCGGCAAAGCCGGCCGCGCCGACGACGCACTGCGATTGTTCGACGGACTGAGGGCCCTTGCCACCGACGATGCGGCGATGCGCCCAACGCTCATCAGCTACACCGCGGCGATCTCCGCGTGCGCAAAGAGCGGACGGGCAAGCGAGGCGCTCGCGTTGCTATCGGATCTCAAACAGCAGGCAGTGGGCGATCGATCGATGCGCCCGAACAATATCAGCTATAACGCGGCCATCGCTGCTTGCGCGAAAGCAGGCCAAGCGGACACGGCGCTGAATTTACTGCGCGAAATGAAGACGCTGGAGTCGCTCGACCGGGCCATGCGCCCTAACGCGATCAGCTACAACTCGGTGATCTCCGCTTGCGCGAACGCGGGCCGGCCGCACGAAGCGCTAAAACTGCTGGAGGAATTGAAGGAGCGCTCTGCAGTGGATGCCTCCATGCGCCCGGACAAGGTCACTTACAACGCAGCGCTGACGGCATGCGGCAAGGGCGGGCTGCCGCACGAGGCCTTGGCACTGCTCGAGGAGCTCAAGCGCCTCGGCAGCCGCGAGGCATCGATGCGCCCGGACGTCGTCACGTTCAACGCGGCAATCTCAGCCTGCGAGAACGCCGGGTGGGTCGATCGCGCGCTCGCCTTGCTGCGTGAAGCCGAGCAGTTGCCGACAGGGCCTGACGTTGTCACTTATGCTTGCGCAATGGCGGCATGCGACAAAGGCGGCCGGCCCGACGAAGCGATCCGACTCTTCGCCGAGTTGAAGGACCGGGCCAGGCATGATCCTTCGATGCGCCCCTCGCTCGCTACATATGGCGCGGCCATATCCGCCTATGGCAATGCCGGCGAGGCACATGCCGCCCTCGCCTTGCTCGACGAACTCGAGATGCTGGCGCATGCGCAGCCGGCAATGCGACCGACCGTTGCCACCTATGGCGCCGTGCTTCGCGCGCTGGAGATCAATGCGCGCGCGGAAGAGGCGCTCCACATTCTGGACAGGCTGGAAAAACGAAGCCGGGACGACGCTGCGGTACGTCCGAACCTGGTCATTTACAGCACGGTGATCTCGGCGTGCGGCAGGGCCGGCCGCGTGGACGACGCACTGAGCGTGCTGAACAGAATGAAACAGGCGGCGCCGGAGCGGGGATCGGTCGAGCCGGAGCTCGGCGCATACAACGCGGCCATCATCGCATGCGGTAAAGCGGGCCGCCTCGACGACGCGCAGGCTCTATTCGACGAGGTGAACCGCCTCAAGCGCGGCGCCTCCTCGCGCCATGCGGATCTCGTCACGTACAGCGCGATGATTTCAGCCTACAGTGCCGCGAATCGTCCCGAGCAGGTCCGCGCTTTGATCGTATCGGCCATCGAGGAGCGGGTCTTCCAACCCCATGCGGGATACGATGCGGGGGCCAATGCGCTGGATTTCCACGCCAACCGCATCTGCGTGGACCCGCCGCCGTCGGAGCGGCCCAAGGGTGTCGCCGCCGGGCTGGCCGTGGCGCTTCTCAGGTATCACCGCGACGCCGGCAATCTGAATGGCCGCACGAAGTACATCGTCGGCCATCAGGGGAACAACGCGGTGAAGACAGCGGTGCTCGATGAGCTCAACCGCGAGCGACCCGGCGCCTACAGGATCGCCCCGGACAACCCTGGGCTGGTCGTTGCGGCATGA
- a CDS encoding leucine-rich repeat domain-containing protein produces MDSFLKYGNVFNHAQFSEAYQRALVPRDVGGQASGEPPPAGGQPMAPRPQPMAGELQALRDLRGGNAPKPRSPRAEQPNAAHVPAWRPAAEAKNSEAPFEERVEQEFVRWLEGGGPTARRTEAAARMEYARLESARTLKLDGLSLGRIPARIGQFAKLQTLRIGGNELDHLPSAVTRLTQLHTLDARNNRMTELPPKIGRLSSLKHLNVDANNLTSLPNELAALARLETLSARSNQLKLVPSRMSALGNLKKLDLARNQVGDIPGTWGVLFRHLEHLDLSHNRLEQLPSTCEVPARKLQLDLSENRWLSGLPTAFRGFRYASRLRLSAADDHKLESVGGTLAVNTKGTGIRQTLVNEGRLEAGRGIVVNRTVPGRNRPRLVQLEGSDWNSTISELSFIRDHAEPGGIEGLEQARQNAAFDEDWGEQRLQAWVEAMADQYAERHLVSRGGTSAPAQPESAPEPDAWTATGVDIFDRGRSGALAPPASQEPQAEPQAGPGPRTDYMAALYDELARLPPAEASAVAAYLRSIPSDRLASALEQLSGSAEQGGAAVRRH; encoded by the coding sequence ATGGACTCCTTTCTAAAATACGGCAACGTATTCAATCACGCGCAGTTTTCCGAGGCTTACCAACGCGCACTGGTGCCGAGAGACGTAGGCGGGCAGGCGAGCGGCGAACCGCCGCCGGCCGGGGGGCAGCCGATGGCCCCGCGCCCTCAGCCGATGGCCGGCGAATTGCAGGCGCTTCGCGATCTGCGCGGCGGAAATGCGCCGAAGCCCCGCTCGCCGCGCGCCGAACAACCGAACGCCGCGCACGTACCCGCTTGGCGGCCGGCAGCCGAGGCGAAGAACTCGGAGGCCCCGTTCGAGGAGCGCGTCGAGCAGGAGTTCGTCCGTTGGCTGGAGGGCGGGGGCCCCACCGCACGCCGAACCGAGGCGGCTGCGCGCATGGAATATGCGCGGCTTGAGAGCGCGCGCACGCTGAAGCTCGACGGTCTCTCGCTCGGCCGAATTCCGGCAAGAATCGGCCAGTTCGCGAAGCTGCAGACGCTTCGAATCGGCGGAAACGAATTGGACCATCTGCCGAGCGCCGTGACCCGCCTGACGCAGTTGCATACGCTCGACGCGCGAAACAATCGGATGACTGAGCTGCCGCCCAAGATCGGCCGATTGAGTTCGCTGAAGCATCTGAACGTCGACGCCAACAACCTGACGTCGCTTCCCAACGAACTTGCGGCGCTCGCACGGCTCGAAACCCTTTCCGCCCGCTCCAACCAGCTCAAACTCGTGCCTTCGCGAATGAGTGCGCTCGGGAACCTGAAAAAGCTGGATCTTGCCCGCAATCAAGTGGGCGACATTCCAGGCACCTGGGGGGTGCTGTTCAGACATCTCGAGCACCTCGATCTGTCCCATAACCGGCTCGAGCAGCTTCCGTCCACCTGCGAGGTGCCTGCCCGAAAGCTCCAGTTGGATCTTTCGGAGAATCGTTGGTTAAGCGGCCTGCCCACCGCGTTCCGCGGCTTCCGTTACGCATCGAGACTTCGTTTGTCGGCCGCGGACGATCACAAGCTGGAGTCTGTCGGCGGCACACTGGCGGTCAATACCAAGGGCACCGGGATTCGGCAAACGCTGGTGAACGAAGGTCGCCTCGAAGCGGGGCGAGGCATCGTGGTGAACCGGACCGTTCCGGGCCGCAACCGGCCGCGTCTTGTTCAGCTCGAGGGCAGCGATTGGAACTCGACGATTTCCGAACTGAGCTTCATACGAGATCACGCAGAGCCGGGCGGAATCGAGGGGCTTGAGCAGGCACGGCAGAACGCGGCGTTTGACGAGGATTGGGGCGAACAACGCCTGCAGGCCTGGGTCGAGGCAATGGCCGATCAATACGCCGAGCGGCACCTCGTCTCGCGGGGAGGTACGTCGGCGCCCGCGCAGCCGGAGAGCGCGCCGGAACCGGATGCGTGGACGGCAACGGGTGTCGATATCTTCGATCGAGGCCGCAGCGGGGCGCTTGCACCGCCCGCGTCGCAAGAGCCGCAAGCCGAGCCGCAAGCCGGGCCGGGACCTCGTACGGATTATATGGCGGCGCTCTATGACGAACTTGCACGACTGCCTCCGGCAGAAGCGAGCGCCGTAGCCGCCTATCTGCGCAGCATTCCGTCAGACCGGCTGGCGAGCGCGCTCGAGCAGTTGAGCGGCTCGGCGGAGCAGGGCGGGGCGGCCGTCCGGAGACACTAG